DNA from Mycobacterium bourgelatii:
GTACTCCGCGACGCCGACATCCACACCTTGCTGTCGGTCGATTCGCTGTTGGGCAAGGATATGTTGGCGCGGGTGTCCGATGCGGTCGGGCCCGCCGACAGGCTTCCGACCCCAGATGGGCAGCTGGCTGTGGCGCGACTCCCGCAGTTGCGCAACGTCTTACCGCTCGGTGAAACCAGTCGAAGTTGGCCGACGAACTGGCCCCAGCCGGTGCCCGAAGCCTTCCTGCGGGCATGCGAAGCCACGGTGCGACCGTCCGACGATCTCGTCATCATCTACACATCGGGGAGTACGTCGGATCCCAAGGGCATCATTCACACTCACGCGACCGTGATCACCCATTCGCGTTTCATCGCCACCCAGCACGAGTGGAAACCGCATGACCGGGTCTACGTTCCCATGACTTTCTTCTGGGTTGCCGGGCTGGTTTTCGGCCTGTTGGGACCCATGCAAACCGGGCTGACGATACTCACCGAGCACAGATTCGACGCCGGCGAAGCGTTACGTCTGCTCGAATCCGAACGAGCCACCTACGCAACGGGTTTCCCGCATGTCGGGACGGCGCTCGCGAACCACCCCGACTTCGCGTCCACCGATCTGTCCAGCCTGCGCGAGGGATACCATCAGGTGCTGCTACCGCCCGAATCGCGTGCCGCAGATCCCTCGTTGCGGACAACGCAACTCGGTATGACCGAAACGTGCAGTTCGCACACATGGTGGCCGCCGCACGAACCGCTTCCGGAGGCAAAGCGCGGCTCGCTTGGTATCTCCGGACCCGGCTACGAGCACCGCATCGTCGACGAAACCGGTGCGGTGGTGCCAGACGGCACTGTCGGAGAGATCTGCGTGCGGGGCGCTGCCATGATGCGTGGCATGGTCGGACGTCA
Protein-coding regions in this window:
- a CDS encoding class I adenylate-forming enzyme family protein, coding for MTQPRQPSQPRRTFSYDPLPYPAVIPAMLADVVAAHGGNDFIVSAVGDGNVARITYAQADFQSATMARKLIAAGVTKGVRVGVIAPNGPEFVVALLAATRIGAVAVPINTFFQAQELRWVLRDADIHTLLSVDSLLGKDMLARVSDAVGPADRLPTPDGQLAVARLPQLRNVLPLGETSRSWPTNWPQPVPEAFLRACEATVRPSDDLVIIYTSGSTSDPKGIIHTHATVITHSRFIATQHEWKPHDRVYVPMTFFWVAGLVFGLLGPMQTGLTILTEHRFDAGEALRLLESERATYATGFPHVGTALANHPDFASTDLSSLREGYHQVLLPPESRAADPSLRTTQLGMTETCSSHTWWPPHEPLPEAKRGSLGISGPGYEHRIVDETGAVVPDGTVGEICVRGAAMMRGMVGRQHAELFDADGWYHTRDAGYLDDDGFLYFTGRGDEMIKTSGANVAPLEVEAVLARIDGVRIAYVVGVPDPDKGALVCAVVVLNQGRQASAEELTAACRKELAAYKIPKRWVILPDTDKLPYTTTNKIDKNRLVQRLTSGELT